The following is a genomic window from Tursiops truncatus isolate mTurTru1 chromosome 7, mTurTru1.mat.Y, whole genome shotgun sequence.
TTTGTGAAGAATGAACTCACTTTGACTTAAAAACCAACCTTTAAAATTAGACTGTTAGTGGTTAAGAATAAACTGCTTGAGGACCCACAATCACAAAGCACGTGCGGACTTTAAAAACTATAACCCTGTCACTAAATAAGTCATTGAATTTGCTGTGTGCAATGAAATACGATTAAAAAGAGTTTGAtttactttcatttgtttgtaATTGTAGAAAAACAGGCTGCTCCAGAACATATCCTTTGGCCCCCAGAGGGCGCAAGGCCGAAAGAAGTCAGAGGTGAGAGTTTAATCCATCCAGATGGTGGCGCTACCTCCTCACCAGGGCTGCTAAACAGGATGGGAAAAGTGGTCCCACCCACCTCAGACGACTTTCAACATGGGATTCTAGTAGTCCAAGGACTGTATTTAACTCTACCTCTGGTTTTTGAAGTGCAgtaaatatgcaaaaattaaagaaacctcTTTACCCTATCCCCTTCTGTCTTACCAACAGAAATGGAGTGTGTATGTGAGAGTATTAGAGAGAATTATTAGAGACAGGATTAGAGAGAACTTGAATGAGAGGGCACATGAGATTATGAATTTGAGAGAGAATattagaatgtgtgtgtatgagagggTATGTGAGTAGGAAGGAGCCCACAGTGCTCCAGGctttaattcttctaagaaaCATAATACTGTTGAAAGTACAGAACATGGCTAAATTCACAGTTCTAAACGTTTTGCCGAAGGCTAAAGCTGCAGAGTTTTCCTCCAGAAGGGAAACAAAGCTAAGCTCAACCCCCTCTTGGCTCTCCCTAATACTTCAGTGGCATTAACTTAACCCTTAGATGTTTAGAAGAGGTTTACTAATTGAGCAGGAATTTTTCCTGTCTTCAATATTTTATGGAAGTGTTTCAAGCAACATTAATAGCACAAAATCCACTATTAAGAATCTCGCACATTTAACTGCGGCACGAATATCAGTCATTTATTGACATTAACCTTATGAACACATAATGGAAAAAGGCTCCTCAAAAGAGGAAGGTGAACTTTGACTGTCGACAGGACAAAGCTGTCTTCAAAAGACAGAGAGGTGGAAACTAGGTCCACAGCTGGGTTTCGAGTCCCTGAGGATGGAGCTCGTCTATGTATGTGCATCCGCAGGCGCAAGGTGTCGGAGGAGGAGGCTCAGGAATGTCTCCAGCTGCTTCTTTGATCTGTAAGCGATCAGTCCTCCCTTGTTGGCCCACTGGTCCACTCCAGCAGCGCCTCTGTTTCCCACGTGGTACGCCAACTGTGGCAAGTCAAGCCCCGAGTTGGGGTTTCTTTCCAAGCACTCCTTTAAGTCCACCATTCCCCCACCCATGGCCCTGAGGATGGCGTGGGCAGCACAAGAGTCCCACTTGAACGTGGTATCTTCTGAGAAGATGTAAATGTCCACAAGGCCGAGGACAACACAGAGGCTCTTGTAACCAGCCCCAGCTGCCCGGAATATGCGCTCTCCACACACACGTGACAGTGCGGCCTTGATGGTCTCCTTTTCACTGGTACTAATGACAGCCGAGAACGGGTGGGAGTATTCCGCCTCAGAGCTGGGGTTTTGGGTCACTTGGCTCTGCGTTTCACTGCTGTTTCTTGTAGAGACGGGAGGCAGAAATGAATGGATATTGGTCCCCATGTAAGAAAGGCCCCAGTAGCACTGCCCTTTCCACCTGTGGAAGACAACATTCAGTTTGTGGCCGTAGGTTATCCCATTCGTTTTTCATTGCTCATATGGCTTCCCAACTTgatgatatgaaaaatatataacataatggGTCTCAAGGTCCTTAAGCTTAGAAATGGATACCAAGTAGCTAATTCATTTCTAAAACttattcccgggcttccctggtggcgcggtggttgagagtccgcctgccaatgcaggggacatgggttcgtgccctggtccaggaagatcccacatgccgcagagcggctgggcccatgagccatggccgctgggcctgcgcgtccggagcctgtgctccgcaacgggagaggccacaacagtgagaggcccgcgtaacgcaaaaaaaaaaaaaaagttactcccTGTGCGTGTTGCTGCCTGTGCTGTTGCAGGTTaggaaggctttcagtttttctgtatTATCACACCCAACTAGGACAATGCTAAAATATTTGCTCTGttcctggaggccagaaatcccgCAAAGTTTCACTGCCACTTTTGCCATTTGAAGTTTAATGGGGGGaaagatgaacagataaataatCTTTTCAATCTGCAAATCTTTCACAATCCTTAAGTTTTTCTTCAGCTGGTAACGCCTTTTCATTCTCTAATTCACTAGCTCCACTTTGGTTTTAACACCAAGAAAGATGGACTCATTATTTCtggcaacaacaaaaatagcacCTATCATTTCTCAATGTTTAACTTACTATATATGCTGGATAGTTTATTTACAGAGATGGAAACAGGCTTAGAGAATGTAAGTGTAAGAATGTAAATCAGTGATAGAATCTGCATTCAAACCCAGGAAGTCTCACTCTAGGATCTACGCTACTAACTACTTTGTCAACCATTTCTAGGTCATGATTATGGCAGCATCCAGTCCcacttatttttaacttcttaacGACCCTTTAAAGACAACAAACACTTTCAGTTTGGAAGAAGGCAGGGTTAGAAGAAAACTATCAAAATTCCATAGGTGTAGTTTATGActattaaagaacaaacaattctTAGTTGCTTGAAGCAAGTCAAAGTTTAATACAAATATGTAgttctgagacttccctggtggcgcagtggttaagaatccgcctgccagtgcaggggacacgggtttgaaccctggtccaggaagatcccacatgccacggagcaactaagcctgtgcgccacaactactgagcctgcgtaccacaactactgagcccacgtgccacaactactgagcctgcgtgctgcaactaccgaagcctgcgcacctagagcccgcgcgcctagagcccatgctccgcaacaagagaagccaccgcaatgagaggcccgctcactgcaaccagagaaagcctgcgcgcagcaatgaagacccaacgcagccaaaaaataataataaaaaacaaataaatttataaaaaaatatgcaGTTCTATacaagtggaaaaaaatattatctatttcaataaaatactgaaatcacAGGAGAAAAGCTGCTTCTTCTTGGCCTCTGCCATGCCCTGGAGCCCTGCAAGCATGGGCCATGGATCAGAGCAACTCTGCCCTGCACAGGAGTTCAGGGGAGCCTGAGGAGGGAGGCAGAAAAGGAAGTGATGCTGGCAGTTCTACCAGGAGAGCACCCCAGAGCCAGGTCCTAACCCTGGCTGTACCTACTCAGCTTTTCATTAGATCATTGTCACATTTTGCTGCGAGACCCAGGGCTGAGAGTAAAAAGAACGTTAATTCAAACATGCAGATTTTTAGTAGGAATACCAAATCTACTGAGTCATGGGAATGTCACGCGGAGAGATCATCTTGAAAATAAGCAAAGCTGAGGTTGTAAATTCTAAAAACCATAATATACcaaaaattttcatcttttacCTGAGGGTGTTTAGGTCTTGTGATACAAAAGGTTGGTTGATGACTCCCATCAGGGGCACCCCTGTCTGTATGTCATAGACACCAATTAAAATAGTGACACACTGAAGTCCACTGGGGAAGATTCCTTGGTTGGATTTAATGTCAGCAGAACCTTTTATATACTGATAAGTTGAatctgaaaaatgaagcaaatttgTTAGGATTATTTGAAATGATTATTTAGAAGATGATGATGAATACATCTACAAACCCTGTACTATATTGTTTCTCTCTTCTAATTTGGtaactgctatggtctgaatgtttatgtccccccaaaattcttaCCCACAAAAGTTGATGGTATTAGtaagtggggcctttggaaggtactTAAGTCCTCAgtgtggaaccctcatgaatggaattagtgtcTTACAAAAGAGGCTACAGGGAGATCTTTAGTCTCTTCCAgaatgtgaggacacagtgaaaaggcaCCAGTTATGAATCAGGAAGAAGGACCTCACCTAATCATGCTGGCACCTTGAgattggacttcccagcctctggaactgtgagaaacaaatttctgttgtttaaaagctACCTAGTCCATGGCAtcctgttatagcagcccaaactgacgaAGATAGTAACCAATCAGTTTTTACCTTTGGGTGCCACTTATATCGAATTATTTTTCGACCTCTTGTACTTCACTTTTAAGCTGCTTGTGTTTCATTTTCCCAACTATATAGTCTTGGAGAGAAAGGACACGTCTATAGTTCCTATGGCAGCTAGCACTGCACCTTGCAAATAACAAGCACTCAAATATCCATCACATTCAAAATCATTTCAAAGCTAATAGCTCAGGATAACCAAGGGTCTTCCTTAGAGCTCTTACTAATCAGAGGACAAGCCCAAGGTGGATGGGAAAGCCTCCATCCAGGAATCTGTCAGGGGTGGAattacctttttgtttgtttgtttttgtccctCAAATTAGGAGGAAGGAGACAATGATGGTAGTACAAGAGGAAGAAATTGATGGGAGTCCTGAGAAAAAGAAGCCAAGTAGCTAGGTTTCTTCTTATAAGACTGTACATGCCAGCAGCTGACTGCCAACATCTAATGAGTTAATGCCCAGTTAAGGATGTGTCAGGCACAAGATCCAGAGAGTTAGCTAACAGAATCAATTCAGGATAGAACAAGAATACAAGGTTTCTGTCCCTCAAAAACCTTAACTGAGGCTGATTTACCTTCAAGCAATAAAAGATTCTGGAAAACATTCTTAGTTTGCATATACAATCCATAGGCTGAATATTCTCTAATTCTCTGATGACTGAAGGCATTTCTATCATTATTAATGCGCTTGTAGgacggggagggtggggggagtttGCCTGTTCAGTGTGATTGGTCACAGTTGTACTGGGTAGAATATGCCAGGAAGGTTAGGGGAAAAAGGGGGACTTTCGAAGATTAATACCTAGGGCATTATATTAATAGCATCATTGAGAGAGGCCTACACTTTTTAAACAATGAGCTATATGTTATGGTTCTACCCTAATCATGACCACAAAATTCATGGTGAGGTTTACACAGGACTCACAAACCGACTGCTAAGAGTCACATTCAGCTGTGTTTTGCTTGGCCTGTATAGTGGTTTtgattgtttgcttgtttaactGAATTAGTAGCCAGTGGTTAAA
Proteins encoded in this region:
- the INPP1 gene encoding inositol polyphosphate 1-phosphatase isoform X1; translated protein: MSGILRELLCVSEKAANIARACRQQEALFQLLIEEKKEGEKNKKFAVDFKTLADVLVQEVIKQNMENKFPGLGKKIFGEESNEFTNDLGEKIIMRLCPTEEETVDLLNKVLNGNKLASEALAKVVHQDVVFSDPALDAIEINIPQDTLGVWVDPIDSTYQYIKGSADIKSNQGIFPSGLQCVTILIGVYDIQTGVPLMGVINQPFVSQDLNTLRWKGQCYWGLSYMGTNIHSFLPPVSTRNSSETQSQVTQNPSSEAEYSHPFSAVISTSEKETIKAALSRVCGERIFRAAGAGYKSLCVVLGLVDIYIFSEDTTFKWDSCAAHAILRAMGGGMVDLKECLERNPNSGLDLPQLAYHVGNRGAAGVDQWANKGGLIAYRSKKQLETFLSLLLRHLAPADAHT
- the INPP1 gene encoding inositol polyphosphate 1-phosphatase isoform X2; this encodes MSLQMIWFVFTLGEKIIMRLCPTEEETVDLLNKVLNGNKLASEALAKVVHQDVVFSDPALDAIEINIPQDTLGVWVDPIDSTYQYIKGSADIKSNQGIFPSGLQCVTILIGVYDIQTGVPLMGVINQPFVSQDLNTLRWKGQCYWGLSYMGTNIHSFLPPVSTRNSSETQSQVTQNPSSEAEYSHPFSAVISTSEKETIKAALSRVCGERIFRAAGAGYKSLCVVLGLVDIYIFSEDTTFKWDSCAAHAILRAMGGGMVDLKECLERNPNSGLDLPQLAYHVGNRGAAGVDQWANKGGLIAYRSKKQLETFLSLLLRHLAPADAHT